In Drosophila simulans strain w501 chromosome X, Prin_Dsim_3.1, whole genome shotgun sequence, one DNA window encodes the following:
- the LOC27206892 gene encoding uncharacterized protein LOC27206892 isoform X1, protein MGSVVQREDASPDRAVGEYQVARDLSNEDLIPEHPVEADEDSDKENQSPNLPPTPRPIGNCEQGTEVGKDTLNPDEADQLSDEEVEKNETNSSGNESERDARNYRDRLSASNSEEEQLHQEYSTSPSGRTIGNCEQGSEVGEDTLNPDEADQFSDKEVEKNEDNSSGNESERDARNYRYRLSASNSEEEQLHQEYSTSPRGRTKEYAESDLNHGNREYQDSNHEYQDLNREYQLLIRGYQLLIREYQYLNCECHDLHYEFQVSNQDQDLSPGYQESNQEWLNDFNQEYHYFSRKYQALNCEYEDIDREYQVLNPGYQEFNHGNQDSSDEYQDPNNENQVLNHEYQDSNHGNQDSNDEYQDSNHEYQDLNHEYQDSNHEYQDLNREYQVLNHEYQLLIRGYLELNREYQYLNGEYQKLHHEYQVSNQECQDLNPGHQEFYHGNRDSSDEYQDSNHSNQDSNNEYQELNHGNQDSNDEYQDSNHEYQDLNQEYHDSYHENRVLNHEYQDSNHEYQYFNQEYHDSNHGDQDSNNEYQELNHGSQDSNDEYQDSYHEYQDLNQEYHDSNHENRVLNHENRVLNHEYQHSNNEYLVLNLEHQYQESDGGEATRERHFYILLRAHATQVFLSLSHRPFNATNRPIDRTIPRPESPLPPPSPERQHSEGESQASDEGSSSADSDYLIDPVTGWLSRRQETSSESEEESDHIQQESSSGESIDKQEDSDDDEQQSPAEHTFSDRRDHSLDKQQNKRKSSDPGNSYSKKPFLDGDEGETRLHLSSLGSPHDTSEYENKKPIKRKLPSDSTDSKKFKPNLQSEEDISEEEREDTKGENSDKENSDRSRDTDSDSDSESEGGHGASKSEESDQDPASEGEADQDPSPEGGADQDPSSEGGADQDPSPEGGADQDPSSEGGADQDPSPEGGADQDPSSEGGADQDPSPEGGADQDPSSEGGADQDPSSEGGADQDPSPEGGADQDPAPEGGGYRDPAPYYDDQTFDSEEDFKPSIFSKEREILKCLTNPLGDDTSSLKLSIQLYKVFVAYKLEDVYSSLDEKKQPEQDQQLKQPEQQQQPHLLQKRQIKYQNLQLVIFWQQEQIFLHEHLKQFSEEPQLQQETLFPQEQQEKQFQQEQLLQPLQQEQQWQQEKQLQEDKVFLQEQKLQLVQELKEQRERNRHLFEQQKQFVQEKVRQQKEQHRCQQNQVNRERKLRQKREKQRLEFERSLKYHWEDCTRQLRLQREHYLIKRSLKGNLKHELMQNDMVSIPVANMNGGLKAASSGSGVGVVTSGGVVSSAVLANAPRVYLTPSSTFMTNRQMAGVATTGRMSGQVVGGSSGTASAAGTVRYFSQFSKVQTAGGPSLQRKLANGDTIVLATGSKSMFLTSSDNKAILPTVASNGNGLITAKMELLEEEVMQSITVIDDDDEEKKEVAEDEESSNNAKSIGVQQPMADNEPELDIVINNVVCSFSVGCHLKLRDIALQGSNVEYRRENGMVTMKLRHPYTTASIWSSGRITCTGATSESMAKVAARRYARCLGKLGFPTRFLNFRIVNVLGTCSMPWAIKIVNFSERHRENASYEPELHPGVTYKMRDPDPKATLKIFSTGSVTVTAASVNHVESAIQHIYPLVFDFRKQRSAEELQHLRQKQRLQGGGDPTELENQVLADNKTASLDNIFVNTTAAHSKPSSNDQTLASSVILSSTVDSMPRLKQIVNYHQMMKTTQEERRHISINGEKVDPASTSSAAAAPSTSSSSSSTGDNICANARRRATECWATKLQNKRPRYNDPGTTGTINAASSTASAATSSVASQAAHLRNPLKTAPLANARMAGAKVTTSTRNSIIVQQPQRIHMQQQQQQQQQQARFSPSEFDVDDLIEEEENNELDMPF, encoded by the exons aTGGGCAGTGT CGTCCAAAGGGAGGATGCTTCCCCGGATCGAGCAGTTGGAGAATACCAAGTAGCTAGGGACTTAAGCAACGAGGATTTGATTCCGGAACATCCGGTTGAAGCTGACGAAGATTCGGACAAGGAGAACCAATCGCCGAATCTACCCCCCACTCCAAGACCCATCGGAAATTGTGAGCAAGGAACTGAAGTTGGTAAAGATACTCTAAATCCCGACGAAGCTGACCAGCTTTCGGACGAAGAAGTTGAGAAGAACGAAaccaacagcagcggcaacgaGTCGGAAAGGGATGCTCGCAATTATAGAg ATCGTTTAAGTGCTTCTAATAGCGAGGAAGAACAGCTCCACCAAGAATATTCTACTTCACCAAGCGGAAGAACCATCGGAAATTGTGAGCAAGGATCTGAAGTTGGTGAAGATACTCTAAATCCCGACGAAGCTGACCAGTTTTCGGACAAAGAAGTAGAGAAGAACGaagacaacagcagcggcaacgaGTCGGAAAGGGATGCTCGCAATTATagat ATCGTTTAAGTGCTTCTAATAGCGAGGAAGAACAGCTCCACCAAGAATATTCTACTTCACCAAGAGGAAGAACAAAGGAATATGCTGAATCTGACTTGAATCACGGCAATCGCGAGTACCAGGACTCAAATCACGAGTATCAGGACTTGAATCGCGAGTACCAGCTCTTGATTCGCGGGTACCAGCTCTTGATTCGCGAGTACCAGTACTTGAATTGCGAGTGCCATGATTTGCATTACGAGTTCCAGGTTTCAAACCAAGACCAGGACTTAAGTCCCGGGTACCAGGAATCAAATCAAGAGTGGCTGAATGACTTTAATCAAGAGTACCATTACTTTAGTCGCAAGTACCAGGCCTTGAATTGCGAGTACGAAGACATAGATCGGGAGTATCAGGTCTTGAATCCCGGATACCAGGAGTTTAATCACGGCAATCAGGATTCAAGTGACGAGTACCAGGACCCAAATAACGAGAACCAAGTCTTGAATCACGAGTACCAGGACTCAAATCACGGCAACCAAGACTCAAATGACGAGTACCAGGATTCAAATCACGAGTACCAGGACTTGAATCACGAGTATCAGGACTCAAACCACGAGTATCAGGACTTAAATCGTGAGTACCAGGTCTTGAATCACGAGTACCAGCTTTTGATTCGCGGGTACCTGGAATTGAATCGCGAGTACCAGTACTTGAATGGCGAGTACCAGAAATTGCATCACGAGTACCAGGTTTCAAACCAAGAGTGTCAGGACTTGAATCCCGGGCACCAGGAGTTTTATCACGGCAATCGGGACTCAAGTGACGAGTACCAGGACTCAAATCACAGCAACCAAGACTCAAATAACGAGTACCAGGAGTTGAATCACGGCAACCAAGACTCAAATGACGAGTACCAGGATTCAAATCACGAGTACCAGGACTTGAATCAGGAGTACCACGACTCATATCACGAGAACCGAGTCTTGAATCACGAGTACCAGGACTCAAATCACGAGTACCAGTATTTCAATCAGGAGTACCACGACTCAAATCACGGCGACCAAGACTCAAATAACGAGTACCAGGAGTTGAATCACGGCAGCCAAGACTCAAATGACGAGTACCAGGATTCATATCACGAGTACCAGGACTTGAATCAGGAGTACCACGACTCAAATCACGAGAACCGAGTCTTGAATCACGAGAACCGAGTCTTGAATCACGAGTACCAGCACTCAAATAACGAGTATCTGGTCTTGAATCTTGAGCACCAGTATCAAGAATCTGATGGGGGAGAGGCCACTAGAGAAAGGCACTTTTATATCCTTTTACGAGCCCACGCTACTCAGGtatttctctctctctctcatcGTCCCTTTAATGCAACCAATCGGCCAATCGATCGCACAATTCCAAGACCGGAGTCACCTTTACCGCCACCTTCGCCGGAGAGACAACACTCTGAAGGCGAGTCGCAAGCTTCAGATGAGGGATCGTCTTCTGCGGACTCTGACTACTTAATCGATCCAGTTACTGGGTGGCTATCGCGCCGACAAGAAACTTCTTCCGAAAGCGAGGAAGAAAGCGACCACATCCAACAGGAGTCGTCGTCAGGGGAAAGTATAGACAAACAGGAAGATAGCGACGACGACGAACAGCAGTCGCCGGCTGAACACACTTTTTCTGATAGACGCGATCATTCGCTAGACAAGCAACAGAATAAGCGAAAATCGTCAGACCCTGGGAATTCTTATTCGAAGAAACCATTTTTGGACGGTGACGAAGGAGAGACACGTTTGCATTTATCGTCTCTAGGAAGTCCACATGATACATCAGAATATGAGAATAAAAAACCCATAAAGCGTAAATTGCCTTCTGATAGTACGGACtctaaaaaatttaaaccaaaCTTGCAAAGTGAGGAAGACATATCTGAGGAAGAACGTGAAGATACGAAAGGCGAAAACTCTGACAAAGAAAACTCAGATAGATCAAgagatacagattcagattcagattccgAATCAGAAGGAGGCCACGGAGCTTCAAAATCTGAGGAATCTGATCAGGATCCAGCTTCTGAAGGCGAAGCCGATCAAGATCCATCTCCTGAAGGCGGAGCCGATCAAGATCCATCTTCTGAAGGCGGAGCCGATCAAGATCCATCTCCTGAAGGCGGAGCCGATCAAGATCCATCTTCTGAAGGCGGAGCCGATCAAGATCCATCTCCTGAAGGCGGAGCCGATCAAGATCCATCTTCTGAAGGCGGAGCCGATCAAGATCCATCTCCTGAAGGCGGAGCCGATCAAGATCCATCTTCTGAAGGCGGAGCCGATCAAGATCCATCTTCTGAAGGCGGAGCCGATCAAGATCCATCTCCTGAAGGCGGAGCCGATCAAGATCCAGCTCCTGAAGGCGGAGGCTATCGGGATCCAGCTCCTTATTACGACGATCAAACTTTTGATTCTGAGGAGGATTTCAAACCATCTATATTCTCAAAGGAAAGGGAGATCTTGAAATGTTTAACAAATCCTTTAGGGGATGATACATCTAGCTTGAAACTTAGCATACAGCTCTATAAGGTATTTGTAGCTTATAAACTGGAAGACGTATACAGCAGTCTTGATGAGAAGAAGCAACCAGAACAGGACCAGCAACTGAAGCAGccagagcaacagcagcagccacactTGCTACAGAaacggcaaataaaatatcaaaatttgCAACTGGTAATCTTCTGGCAACAGGAGCAAATCTTTCTACATGAGCATCTAAAACAGTTTTCCGAGGAACCACAGTTGCAACAGGAGACTCTCTTCCCACAGGAGCAACAGGAGAAACAGTTTCAACAGGAACAACTCTTGCAACCGTTGCAACAGGAACAACAGTGGCAACAGGAGAAACAGTTGCAAGAGGATAAAGTCTTCCTACAGGAGCAAAAGTTGCAACTGGTGCAAGAACTAAAGGAACAGCGAGAGCGGAATCGCCACCTCTTTGAGCAACAGAAACAGTTTGTCCAAGAAAAAGTGCGCCAACAGAAGGAGCAGCACCGTTGTCAGCAAAATCAGGTCAACCGCGAACGTAAATTGCGCCAGAAAAGGGAGAAACAGCGATTGGAATTCGAACGAAGCTTGAAGTACCATTGGGAGGACTGTACTCGTCAGTTGCGTTTGCAACGCGAGCATTATCTGATCAAGCGCTCGTTGAAGGGGAATCTAAAGCACGAGCTGATGCAAAACGATATGGTCAGCATACCGGTGGCCAATATGAACGGCGGCCTTAAGGCGGCCAGCAGCGGTTCCGGAGTTGGTGTAGTGACATCCGGCGGCGTCGTATCCTCGGCGGTGCTGGCCAATGCTCCCCGTGTTTATCTAACGCCCTCCTCCACATTCATGACCAATCGCCAAATGGCGGGTGTGGCGACCACCGGAAGGATGAGCGGACAAGTGGTCGGTGGTTCATCCGGCACAGCCTCAGCCGCCGGTACCGTTCGCTATTTTTCGCAATTCAGCAAAGTGCAAACGGCCGGCGGACCCAGTTTGCAAAGGAAACTGGCCAACGGGGATACCATTGTGCTGGCAACCGGCAGCAAAAGTATGTTCCTTACTAGCAGCGATAATAAGGCTATTCTGCCGACCGTCGccagcaatggcaatggtCTGATCACGGCCAAAATGGAGCTATTGGAGGAGGAGGTCATGCAGTCGATAACTGTGattgatgacgatgacgaggagaAAAAGGAAGTCGCTGAAGACGAGGAGAGCAGCAATAATGCCAAATCCATTGGCGTTCAGCAGCCAATGGCTGATAATGAGCCCGAGCTGGACATTGTGATAAACAATGTGGTATGCTCGTTTAGCGTCGGCTGCCACCTGAAGCTGCGCGATATTGCGCTGCAGGGATCGAATGTGGAGTACCGTCGCGAGAACGGAATGGTGACAATGAAGCTCCGCCATCCATACACCACTGCCTCGATTTGGTCGTCGGGGAGGATTACCTGCACTGGTGCCACTTCCGAGTCAATG GCGAAGGTCGCAGCACGCCGCTATGCCAGATGCCTTGGCAAGCTGGGATTTCCCACTCGTTTCCTCAACTTTCGCATTGTCAACGTGCTGGGCACCTGCAGCATGCCGTGGGCCATCAAGATCGTCAACTTTTCGGAACGCCATCGCGAGAACGCCAGCTACGAGCCCGAGCTGCATCCTGGTGTGACTTACAAGATGCGCGACCCCGATCCAAAGGCCACCCTGAAGATCTTCTCCACCGGCAGCGTAACAGTCACCG cggCTAGCGTAAACCACGTTGAATCGGCTATCCAGCACATATACCCGCTGGTCTTCGATTTCCGCAAGCAGCGTTCggcggaggagctgcagcatcTGCGTCAAAAGCAGCGCCTGCAAGGCGGCGGTGATCCCACTGAACTGGAGAATCAGGTCCTGGCCGACAACAAGACTGCTTCCCTTGATAACATCTTTGTCAACACAACAGCGGCGCACTCTAAACCATCGTCGAATGACCAAACATTAGCATCCTCGGTAATATTGTCTAGCACAGTTGATAGTATGCCTCGTCTGAAACAAATTGTCAACTATCACCAGATGATGAAGACTACCCAGGAAGAGCGCCGCCATATATCGATTAATGGGGAGAAAGTCGATCCGGCCTCCACCTCATCGGCGGCAGCAGCTCcatccacctcctcctcatcatccTCAACCGGGGATAATATCTGTGCCAATGCCCGTCGCCGGGCCACCGAATGCTGGGCAACCAAGCTGCAGAATAAGCGTCCGCGTTACAATGATCCCGGTACTACGGGCACAATTAACGCCGCTTCGTCCACAGCATCAGCCGCCACATCTTCGGTAGCCTCCCAGGCGGCACATCTGCGTAATCCTCTCAAGACGGCCCCATTGGCCAATGCTCGTATGGCAGGCGCCAAGGTGACAACATCCACACGCAACAGCATAATcgtgcagcagccgcaacgtatccacatgcagcagcagcaacaacagcagcagcaacaggccaGGTTTTCGCCCAGCGAGTTCGATGTGGACGACTtgatcgaggaggaggagaacaaCGAATTGGATATGCCCTTCTAA
- the LOC27206892 gene encoding uncharacterized protein LOC27206892 isoform X2, which translates to MGSVVQREDASPDRAVGEYQVARDLSNEDLIPEHPVEADEDSDKENQSPNLPPTPRPIGNCEQGTEVGKDTLNPDEADQLSDEEVEKNETNSSGNESERDARNYRDRLSASNSEEEQLHQEYSTSPSGRTIGNCEQGSEVGEDTLNPDEADQFSDKEVEKNEDNSSGNESERDARNYRYRLSASNSEEEQLHQEYSTSPRGRTKEYAESDLNHGNREYQDSNHEYQDLNREYQLLIRGYQLLIREYQYLNCECHDLHYEFQVSNQDQDLSPGYQESNQEWLNDFNQEYHYFSRKYQALNCEYEDIDREYQVLNPGYQEFNHGNQDSSDEYQDPNNENQVLNHEYQDSNHGNQDSNDEYQDSNHEYQDLNHEYQDSNHEYQDLNREYQVLNHEYQLLIRGYLELNREYQYLNGEYQKLHHEYQVSNQECQDLNPGHQEFYHGNRDSSDEYQDSNHSNQDSNNEYQELNHGNQDSNDEYQDSNHEYQDLNQEYHDSYHENRVLNHEYQDSNHEYQYFNQEYHDSNHGDQDSNNEYQELNHGSQDSNDEYQDSYHEYQDLNQEYHDSNHENRVLNHENRVLNHEYQHSNNEYLVLNLEHQYQESDGGEATRERHFYILLRAHATQVFLSLSHRPFNATNRPIDRTIPRPESPLPPPSPERQHSEGESQASDEGSSSADSDYLIDPVTGWLSRRQETSSESEEESDHIQQESSSGESIDKQEDSDDDEQQSPAEHTFSDRRDHSLDKQQNKRKSSDPGNSYSKKPFLDGDEGETRLHLSSLGSPHDTSEYENKKPIKRKLPSDSTDSKKFKPNLQSEEDISEEEREDTKGENSDKENSDRSRDTDSDSDSESEGGHGASKSEESDQDPASEGEADQDPSPEGGADQDPSSEGGADQDPSPEGGADQDPSSEGGADQDPSPEGGADQDPSSEGGADQDPSPEGGADQDPSSEGGADQDPSSEGGADQDPSPEGGADQDPAPEGGGYRDPAPYYDDQTFDSEEDFKPSIFSKEREILKCLTNPLGDDTSSLKLSIQLYKVFVAYKLEDVYSSLDEKKQPEQDQQLKQPEQQQQPHLLQKRQIKYQNLQLVIFWQQEQIFLHEHLKQFSEEPQLQQETLFPQEQQEKQFQQEQLLQPLQQEQQWQQEKQLQEDKVFLQEQKLQLVQELKEQRERNRHLFEQQKQFVQEKVRQQKEQHRCQQNQVNRERKLRQKREKQRLEFERSLKYHWEDCTRQLRLQREHYLIKRSLKGNLKHELMQNDMVSIPVANMNGGLKAASSGSGVGVVTSGGVVSSAVLANAPRVYLTPSSTFMTNRQMAGVATTGRMSGQVVGGSSGTASAAGTVRYFSQFSKVQTAGGPSLQRKLANGDTIVLATGSKSMFLTSSDNKAILPTVASNGNGLITAKMELLEEEVMQSITVIDDDDEEKKEVAEDEESSNNAKSIGVQQPMADNEPELDIVINNVVCSFSVGCHLKLRDIALQGSNVEYRRENGMVTMKLRHPYTTASIWSSGRITCTGATSESMAKVAARRYARCLGKLGFPTRFLNFRIVNVLGTCSMPWAIKIVNFSERHRENASYEPELHPGVTYKMRDPDPKATLKIFSTGSVTVTAASVNHVESAIQHIYPLVFDFRKQRSAEELQHLRQKQRLQGGGDPTELENQVLADNKTASLDNIFVNTTAAHSKPSSNDQTLASSMMKTTQEERRHISINGEKVDPASTSSAAAAPSTSSSSSSTGDNICANARRRATECWATKLQNKRPRYNDPGTTGTINAASSTASAATSSVASQAAHLRNPLKTAPLANARMAGAKVTTSTRNSIIVQQPQRIHMQQQQQQQQQQARFSPSEFDVDDLIEEEENNELDMPF; encoded by the exons aTGGGCAGTGT CGTCCAAAGGGAGGATGCTTCCCCGGATCGAGCAGTTGGAGAATACCAAGTAGCTAGGGACTTAAGCAACGAGGATTTGATTCCGGAACATCCGGTTGAAGCTGACGAAGATTCGGACAAGGAGAACCAATCGCCGAATCTACCCCCCACTCCAAGACCCATCGGAAATTGTGAGCAAGGAACTGAAGTTGGTAAAGATACTCTAAATCCCGACGAAGCTGACCAGCTTTCGGACGAAGAAGTTGAGAAGAACGAAaccaacagcagcggcaacgaGTCGGAAAGGGATGCTCGCAATTATAGAg ATCGTTTAAGTGCTTCTAATAGCGAGGAAGAACAGCTCCACCAAGAATATTCTACTTCACCAAGCGGAAGAACCATCGGAAATTGTGAGCAAGGATCTGAAGTTGGTGAAGATACTCTAAATCCCGACGAAGCTGACCAGTTTTCGGACAAAGAAGTAGAGAAGAACGaagacaacagcagcggcaacgaGTCGGAAAGGGATGCTCGCAATTATagat ATCGTTTAAGTGCTTCTAATAGCGAGGAAGAACAGCTCCACCAAGAATATTCTACTTCACCAAGAGGAAGAACAAAGGAATATGCTGAATCTGACTTGAATCACGGCAATCGCGAGTACCAGGACTCAAATCACGAGTATCAGGACTTGAATCGCGAGTACCAGCTCTTGATTCGCGGGTACCAGCTCTTGATTCGCGAGTACCAGTACTTGAATTGCGAGTGCCATGATTTGCATTACGAGTTCCAGGTTTCAAACCAAGACCAGGACTTAAGTCCCGGGTACCAGGAATCAAATCAAGAGTGGCTGAATGACTTTAATCAAGAGTACCATTACTTTAGTCGCAAGTACCAGGCCTTGAATTGCGAGTACGAAGACATAGATCGGGAGTATCAGGTCTTGAATCCCGGATACCAGGAGTTTAATCACGGCAATCAGGATTCAAGTGACGAGTACCAGGACCCAAATAACGAGAACCAAGTCTTGAATCACGAGTACCAGGACTCAAATCACGGCAACCAAGACTCAAATGACGAGTACCAGGATTCAAATCACGAGTACCAGGACTTGAATCACGAGTATCAGGACTCAAACCACGAGTATCAGGACTTAAATCGTGAGTACCAGGTCTTGAATCACGAGTACCAGCTTTTGATTCGCGGGTACCTGGAATTGAATCGCGAGTACCAGTACTTGAATGGCGAGTACCAGAAATTGCATCACGAGTACCAGGTTTCAAACCAAGAGTGTCAGGACTTGAATCCCGGGCACCAGGAGTTTTATCACGGCAATCGGGACTCAAGTGACGAGTACCAGGACTCAAATCACAGCAACCAAGACTCAAATAACGAGTACCAGGAGTTGAATCACGGCAACCAAGACTCAAATGACGAGTACCAGGATTCAAATCACGAGTACCAGGACTTGAATCAGGAGTACCACGACTCATATCACGAGAACCGAGTCTTGAATCACGAGTACCAGGACTCAAATCACGAGTACCAGTATTTCAATCAGGAGTACCACGACTCAAATCACGGCGACCAAGACTCAAATAACGAGTACCAGGAGTTGAATCACGGCAGCCAAGACTCAAATGACGAGTACCAGGATTCATATCACGAGTACCAGGACTTGAATCAGGAGTACCACGACTCAAATCACGAGAACCGAGTCTTGAATCACGAGAACCGAGTCTTGAATCACGAGTACCAGCACTCAAATAACGAGTATCTGGTCTTGAATCTTGAGCACCAGTATCAAGAATCTGATGGGGGAGAGGCCACTAGAGAAAGGCACTTTTATATCCTTTTACGAGCCCACGCTACTCAGGtatttctctctctctctcatcGTCCCTTTAATGCAACCAATCGGCCAATCGATCGCACAATTCCAAGACCGGAGTCACCTTTACCGCCACCTTCGCCGGAGAGACAACACTCTGAAGGCGAGTCGCAAGCTTCAGATGAGGGATCGTCTTCTGCGGACTCTGACTACTTAATCGATCCAGTTACTGGGTGGCTATCGCGCCGACAAGAAACTTCTTCCGAAAGCGAGGAAGAAAGCGACCACATCCAACAGGAGTCGTCGTCAGGGGAAAGTATAGACAAACAGGAAGATAGCGACGACGACGAACAGCAGTCGCCGGCTGAACACACTTTTTCTGATAGACGCGATCATTCGCTAGACAAGCAACAGAATAAGCGAAAATCGTCAGACCCTGGGAATTCTTATTCGAAGAAACCATTTTTGGACGGTGACGAAGGAGAGACACGTTTGCATTTATCGTCTCTAGGAAGTCCACATGATACATCAGAATATGAGAATAAAAAACCCATAAAGCGTAAATTGCCTTCTGATAGTACGGACtctaaaaaatttaaaccaaaCTTGCAAAGTGAGGAAGACATATCTGAGGAAGAACGTGAAGATACGAAAGGCGAAAACTCTGACAAAGAAAACTCAGATAGATCAAgagatacagattcagattcagattccgAATCAGAAGGAGGCCACGGAGCTTCAAAATCTGAGGAATCTGATCAGGATCCAGCTTCTGAAGGCGAAGCCGATCAAGATCCATCTCCTGAAGGCGGAGCCGATCAAGATCCATCTTCTGAAGGCGGAGCCGATCAAGATCCATCTCCTGAAGGCGGAGCCGATCAAGATCCATCTTCTGAAGGCGGAGCCGATCAAGATCCATCTCCTGAAGGCGGAGCCGATCAAGATCCATCTTCTGAAGGCGGAGCCGATCAAGATCCATCTCCTGAAGGCGGAGCCGATCAAGATCCATCTTCTGAAGGCGGAGCCGATCAAGATCCATCTTCTGAAGGCGGAGCCGATCAAGATCCATCTCCTGAAGGCGGAGCCGATCAAGATCCAGCTCCTGAAGGCGGAGGCTATCGGGATCCAGCTCCTTATTACGACGATCAAACTTTTGATTCTGAGGAGGATTTCAAACCATCTATATTCTCAAAGGAAAGGGAGATCTTGAAATGTTTAACAAATCCTTTAGGGGATGATACATCTAGCTTGAAACTTAGCATACAGCTCTATAAGGTATTTGTAGCTTATAAACTGGAAGACGTATACAGCAGTCTTGATGAGAAGAAGCAACCAGAACAGGACCAGCAACTGAAGCAGccagagcaacagcagcagccacactTGCTACAGAaacggcaaataaaatatcaaaatttgCAACTGGTAATCTTCTGGCAACAGGAGCAAATCTTTCTACATGAGCATCTAAAACAGTTTTCCGAGGAACCACAGTTGCAACAGGAGACTCTCTTCCCACAGGAGCAACAGGAGAAACAGTTTCAACAGGAACAACTCTTGCAACCGTTGCAACAGGAACAACAGTGGCAACAGGAGAAACAGTTGCAAGAGGATAAAGTCTTCCTACAGGAGCAAAAGTTGCAACTGGTGCAAGAACTAAAGGAACAGCGAGAGCGGAATCGCCACCTCTTTGAGCAACAGAAACAGTTTGTCCAAGAAAAAGTGCGCCAACAGAAGGAGCAGCACCGTTGTCAGCAAAATCAGGTCAACCGCGAACGTAAATTGCGCCAGAAAAGGGAGAAACAGCGATTGGAATTCGAACGAAGCTTGAAGTACCATTGGGAGGACTGTACTCGTCAGTTGCGTTTGCAACGCGAGCATTATCTGATCAAGCGCTCGTTGAAGGGGAATCTAAAGCACGAGCTGATGCAAAACGATATGGTCAGCATACCGGTGGCCAATATGAACGGCGGCCTTAAGGCGGCCAGCAGCGGTTCCGGAGTTGGTGTAGTGACATCCGGCGGCGTCGTATCCTCGGCGGTGCTGGCCAATGCTCCCCGTGTTTATCTAACGCCCTCCTCCACATTCATGACCAATCGCCAAATGGCGGGTGTGGCGACCACCGGAAGGATGAGCGGACAAGTGGTCGGTGGTTCATCCGGCACAGCCTCAGCCGCCGGTACCGTTCGCTATTTTTCGCAATTCAGCAAAGTGCAAACGGCCGGCGGACCCAGTTTGCAAAGGAAACTGGCCAACGGGGATACCATTGTGCTGGCAACCGGCAGCAAAAGTATGTTCCTTACTAGCAGCGATAATAAGGCTATTCTGCCGACCGTCGccagcaatggcaatggtCTGATCACGGCCAAAATGGAGCTATTGGAGGAGGAGGTCATGCAGTCGATAACTGTGattgatgacgatgacgaggagaAAAAGGAAGTCGCTGAAGACGAGGAGAGCAGCAATAATGCCAAATCCATTGGCGTTCAGCAGCCAATGGCTGATAATGAGCCCGAGCTGGACATTGTGATAAACAATGTGGTATGCTCGTTTAGCGTCGGCTGCCACCTGAAGCTGCGCGATATTGCGCTGCAGGGATCGAATGTGGAGTACCGTCGCGAGAACGGAATGGTGACAATGAAGCTCCGCCATCCATACACCACTGCCTCGATTTGGTCGTCGGGGAGGATTACCTGCACTGGTGCCACTTCCGAGTCAATG GCGAAGGTCGCAGCACGCCGCTATGCCAGATGCCTTGGCAAGCTGGGATTTCCCACTCGTTTCCTCAACTTTCGCATTGTCAACGTGCTGGGCACCTGCAGCATGCCGTGGGCCATCAAGATCGTCAACTTTTCGGAACGCCATCGCGAGAACGCCAGCTACGAGCCCGAGCTGCATCCTGGTGTGACTTACAAGATGCGCGACCCCGATCCAAAGGCCACCCTGAAGATCTTCTCCACCGGCAGCGTAACAGTCACCG cggCTAGCGTAAACCACGTTGAATCGGCTATCCAGCACATATACCCGCTGGTCTTCGATTTCCGCAAGCAGCGTTCggcggaggagctgcagcatcTGCGTCAAAAGCAGCGCCTGCAAGGCGGCGGTGATCCCACTGAACTGGAGAATCAGGTCCTGGCCGACAACAAGACTGCTTCCCTTGATAACATCTTTGTCAACACAACAGCGGCGCACTCTAAACCATCGTCGAATGACCAAACATTAGCATCCTCG ATGATGAAGACTACCCAGGAAGAGCGCCGCCATATATCGATTAATGGGGAGAAAGTCGATCCGGCCTCCACCTCATCGGCGGCAGCAGCTCcatccacctcctcctcatcatccTCAACCGGGGATAATATCTGTGCCAATGCCCGTCGCCGGGCCACCGAATGCTGGGCAACCAAGCTGCAGAATAAGCGTCCGCGTTACAATGATCCCGGTACTACGGGCACAATTAACGCCGCTTCGTCCACAGCATCAGCCGCCACATCTTCGGTAGCCTCCCAGGCGGCACATCTGCGTAATCCTCTCAAGACGGCCCCATTGGCCAATGCTCGTATGGCAGGCGCCAAGGTGACAACATCCACACGCAACAGCATAATcgtgcagcagccgcaacgtatccacatgcagcagcagcaacaacagcagcagcaacaggccaGGTTTTCGCCCAGCGAGTTCGATGTGGACGACTtgatcgaggaggaggagaacaaCGAATTGGATATGCCCTTCTAA